In one window of Verrucomicrobiia bacterium DNA:
- the gndA gene encoding NADP-dependent phosphogluconate dehydrogenase, whose protein sequence is MKDFAVVGLGVMGENLILNLERNGISVAVYNRSYSKVEDFLQDRAKGKAISGMSTLQELVKSLSAPRRILLMVKAGRAVDAVLEELVPLLSPGDVVIDGGNSLYTDTDRRYETWKGHGIHFFGMGVSGGEEGALNGPSLMPGGDRAAYESLQPILEKIAAKTDSGPCVTYVGAKSAGHFVKMVHNGIEYGDMQLIAECYDLLRHALGLSLDEIQQLFEKWNQDRLSSYLIEITARVVNAKDDLGSGKPLIDLIVDSAGQKGTGKWTTMSALDLGISIPTITAAVDARLISAKKEERQKAAQCYPRQIESRENSKEWIPQIEAALYLSKICSYAQGFSMLKLASEQFQYQLDLSEIARIWKGGCIIRAIFLDRLRQTFQEEISLSNLLVAKTFQDELKKGLSSWRNVVKMAIDQRIAVPAISASLNYFESYTRERLPANLIQAQRDFFGAHTFERVDKSGFFHAKWE, encoded by the coding sequence ATGAAAGATTTTGCTGTAGTTGGTTTAGGAGTAATGGGTGAAAACCTGATTTTAAATTTGGAGCGTAACGGAATTTCGGTTGCGGTTTACAATCGGTCTTATTCGAAAGTGGAGGATTTTTTACAGGACCGCGCTAAGGGCAAAGCCATTTCTGGCATGTCCACGCTACAAGAATTAGTGAAATCTCTTAGTGCACCCCGTCGTATTTTGCTTATGGTAAAAGCGGGACGCGCAGTGGACGCGGTTTTAGAAGAGTTAGTACCTTTACTTTCACCAGGCGATGTGGTGATTGACGGTGGTAATTCGCTTTATACCGATACAGATCGGCGTTATGAAACTTGGAAAGGTCATGGCATTCACTTTTTTGGTATGGGAGTGAGTGGAGGCGAAGAAGGAGCACTCAATGGCCCTAGCCTAATGCCCGGAGGCGATCGCGCCGCGTATGAATCGCTACAACCGATTTTAGAAAAAATTGCCGCTAAAACTGATTCTGGTCCATGCGTAACTTATGTGGGAGCCAAAAGCGCCGGCCATTTCGTAAAGATGGTTCATAACGGCATTGAATATGGCGATATGCAGCTTATTGCTGAGTGTTACGATCTTTTGCGTCACGCTTTGGGATTATCATTAGATGAAATTCAGCAGCTTTTTGAAAAATGGAATCAAGATCGTCTCTCTTCTTATTTGATCGAAATCACCGCCCGCGTCGTCAATGCCAAGGATGATTTAGGCTCGGGAAAGCCACTTATAGATTTGATCGTAGATTCTGCAGGACAAAAGGGGACGGGTAAATGGACCACCATGAGCGCCTTGGATTTAGGCATATCAATTCCTACTATTACCGCGGCGGTCGATGCCCGCCTCATTTCTGCGAAAAAAGAAGAAAGACAAAAAGCGGCTCAATGTTATCCTCGACAAATCGAGAGCAGAGAAAATAGTAAAGAGTGGATTCCTCAAATCGAAGCAGCGCTTTATTTGTCAAAAATTTGTTCCTATGCGCAAGGCTTCAGCATGTTAAAATTAGCTTCGGAACAATTTCAGTATCAATTAGATCTATCTGAAATTGCCAGAATTTGGAAGGGTGGCTGCATTATTCGAGCGATTTTTCTCGATCGACTACGCCAAACCTTTCAAGAAGAAATAAGTCTCAGCAACCTTTTAGTCGCAAAAACCTTTCAAGATGAATTGAAAAAAGGGCTCTCAAGCTGGCGAAACGTGGTAAAAATGGCTATTGACCAGAGAATTGCCGTTCCTGCCATATCAGCCTCTCTCAATTATTTTGAAAGCTATACACGGGAGCGTTTACCTGCGAATTTAATCCAAGCACAACGTGACTTTTTTGGAGCACACACTTTCGAAAGAGTGGATAAATCCGGCTTTTTCCATGCAAAATGGGAATGA
- the glmS gene encoding glutamine--fructose-6-phosphate transaminase (isomerizing), whose translation MCGIVAYSGDKKAYDILLQGLYRLEYRGYDSAGICTLNGSHFDIQKKAGRIDALAQLVKKKPPQGMCGISHTRWATHGEPTNDNAHPHLDQSGKLALVHNGVIENYQTLKDKLLAKGHTFHSQTDTEVLAHLIGYHYDSMPESPERLLNAVKKALLEVTGTYGIAVLHTDRPGEIIGARRGSPLILGIGEKELFLASDVTALGAYTQRVIYLNDFDIVQILGKNYTLESLNQSSIDREICSIDWDPESTDKGEHDHFMLKEIFEQPASLENAMRGRLDLEQATAKFGGLNLEVHALRTIDRLIITGCGTALHAGMVGEYIIEELARIPVEIEIASEFRYRNSPLDNHTLAFAISQSGETADTLAAMREVQRKGFRALGICNVVGSTIARESDGGIFLHAGPEIGVAATKSFTSQTLVMALLALFFGRLRHLSSVQGREFLNALKKLPEQTAEILEQHYRIQTLAKKYASSQSMLFFGRQANYPVALEGALKMKEVSYIHAEGYPSAELKHGVIALITEKLPSLVICPQDGVYEKNLSNIQEIKARKGPVIAIGTQGDKELKKLADDVIELPQTHALLQPILNVIPLQLLAYYTAVYLGRDVDKPRNLAKSVTVE comes from the coding sequence ATGTGTGGCATTGTAGCATATTCAGGCGATAAAAAGGCGTATGACATCCTACTCCAAGGATTATATCGCCTGGAATATCGCGGTTACGACTCAGCGGGCATTTGCACGCTTAACGGAAGTCATTTCGATATCCAAAAAAAAGCAGGTCGTATCGACGCCCTAGCTCAACTGGTGAAAAAAAAACCGCCTCAAGGCATGTGCGGCATCAGTCACACTCGATGGGCCACGCATGGCGAACCCACTAATGACAACGCGCATCCTCACTTAGATCAATCTGGAAAATTGGCATTAGTGCACAATGGCGTCATCGAAAACTATCAAACTTTAAAAGATAAACTGCTCGCAAAAGGGCACACCTTTCACTCGCAAACGGACACGGAAGTTTTAGCTCACTTAATCGGCTATCATTACGATTCCATGCCCGAATCGCCCGAACGTTTGCTCAATGCCGTCAAAAAAGCGCTTCTTGAAGTCACCGGCACTTACGGCATTGCTGTACTACACACCGATCGCCCTGGCGAAATTATTGGCGCGCGACGAGGCAGCCCTTTGATTTTAGGCATTGGCGAAAAAGAATTATTTTTAGCAAGCGACGTCACGGCACTCGGCGCCTACACACAGCGCGTTATTTATCTCAATGATTTTGATATCGTTCAAATTCTGGGCAAAAATTACACACTGGAATCGCTTAACCAAAGTTCGATTGATCGTGAAATTTGCAGTATCGACTGGGATCCAGAATCCACCGACAAAGGCGAACATGACCATTTCATGCTCAAAGAAATTTTTGAGCAACCGGCATCTTTGGAGAATGCCATGCGCGGGCGTCTGGATTTGGAACAAGCGACAGCTAAATTTGGTGGTTTGAACTTGGAGGTGCACGCCCTCCGCACCATTGATCGCTTGATCATCACCGGCTGCGGCACTGCCTTGCATGCCGGCATGGTTGGAGAATATATCATTGAAGAATTAGCGCGCATTCCCGTAGAAATTGAAATTGCTAGCGAATTTCGTTATCGCAATTCACCCCTAGATAATCACACCCTGGCTTTTGCCATCAGCCAATCCGGCGAAACTGCTGACACCCTCGCTGCTATGCGTGAGGTGCAACGTAAAGGATTTCGCGCGTTAGGCATTTGTAATGTCGTAGGAAGCACCATTGCGCGAGAAAGTGATGGCGGAATCTTTCTTCACGCCGGACCCGAAATTGGCGTCGCCGCGACCAAATCGTTCACTTCCCAAACTCTTGTGATGGCTTTGCTCGCTCTCTTTTTTGGTCGACTTCGCCACCTTTCTTCTGTCCAAGGTCGCGAATTTTTAAACGCATTAAAAAAATTGCCGGAACAAACGGCAGAAATTTTGGAACAGCATTATCGCATTCAAACCTTAGCAAAAAAATATGCTTCTTCACAAAGCATGCTCTTCTTTGGACGTCAAGCCAACTATCCCGTAGCACTCGAAGGCGCCTTGAAAATGAAAGAGGTTTCTTACATTCATGCTGAAGGTTATCCCTCTGCCGAATTGAAACATGGCGTGATTGCTCTCATCACAGAAAAATTGCCAAGCTTGGTGATTTGTCCACAAGACGGCGTTTATGAAAAAAATTTGAGCAACATCCAAGAAATCAAAGCTCGCAAGGGCCCTGTCATCGCTATCGGCACACAAGGTGATAAAGAGTTAAAAAAACTAGCTGATGACGTGATTGAACTTCCTCAAACGCACGCCTTGCTTCAACCCATTCTCAATGTCATTCCACTACAACTTCTCGCTTACTACACCGCGGTCTATTTAGGACGCGATGTCGACAAACCACGAAACTTAGCAAAAAGCGTGACGGTTGAATAA
- a CDS encoding sodium-translocating pyrophosphatase has protein sequence MKEILIQYPMTVALALGGVSLLAALVLIRMILRADSGNARMQEIATAIQEGASAYLHRQVMTISVIAILIFVLVWNFRNMQTAIGFLIGAVCSLMAGYIGMTIAVRANVRTTQAASKSIHSALKVSFNGGAITGLLVVGLALLSVGIFYHFMLKQTGDVKLALDALVGLALGSSLISVFARLGGGIYTKAADVGADLVGKIESKLEEDDPRNPATIADNVGDNVGDCAGMAADVFETYAVSLIGAVLIGFLTVDNPAALMFPFLLSGLSIIGSILGIAFINLFKGKPASLLTGGVLISGLFSAILFWPITHYLFPNGLAINGTVKSATSLYYASLVGIVMTYVVVLITNYYTSTQYDPVRRIARSSETGHATNIITGLSVGQHATALPVGFIGIAILFSYHFAGLYGIAIAVVAMLSLAGIIISLDAFGPITDNAGGIAVMAALPSEVRTVTDELDAIGNTMKAVTKGYAIASAGLAALVLFGSYVEELKAVLSGNAHFMDTLQFSLKEPQVIIGLFIGGLLPFMFTAYSMDAVSNAAGAVVREVRRQIGAKPGILTGEEKPEYGQCVDIVTKAALRQMILPALLPLIFVIGVAAIPALGPVVLGGVLVGTIVTGLFIGIAMTSSGGAWDNAKKYIELGNYGGKHSPAHAASVTGDTVGDPYKDTAGPAVNPMIKVVNIVAILIIPIFFK, from the coding sequence ATGAAAGAGATTTTGATTCAATATCCGATGACAGTTGCTTTGGCCCTTGGAGGAGTAAGTCTTTTAGCAGCACTTGTTCTAATTCGTATGATTTTGCGGGCGGATAGTGGCAATGCACGTATGCAAGAGATTGCCACGGCAATTCAGGAGGGAGCTTCCGCTTATTTGCATCGTCAGGTGATGACCATTAGCGTGATTGCGATTTTGATTTTTGTTTTAGTGTGGAATTTTCGCAACATGCAAACGGCTATCGGGTTTTTAATTGGCGCAGTTTGTTCTTTGATGGCGGGTTACATTGGGATGACGATTGCGGTGCGCGCGAATGTGCGAACGACGCAAGCGGCTTCGAAATCGATTCATTCTGCGTTGAAAGTTTCTTTTAATGGTGGCGCGATTACGGGTTTGCTTGTTGTGGGTTTGGCTCTTTTGTCTGTGGGAATTTTTTATCATTTCATGTTGAAACAAACGGGTGATGTGAAATTGGCTTTGGACGCTTTAGTCGGTTTGGCGCTGGGTAGTAGTTTGATTTCGGTTTTTGCCAGGTTAGGTGGAGGAATTTATACAAAAGCTGCGGATGTGGGTGCGGATCTAGTGGGGAAAATTGAAAGCAAATTGGAAGAAGATGATCCTCGTAATCCTGCCACGATTGCTGATAACGTGGGCGATAATGTGGGAGATTGCGCGGGGATGGCCGCGGACGTTTTTGAAACTTATGCAGTAAGTTTGATTGGTGCAGTTCTCATCGGATTTCTGACTGTGGATAATCCGGCAGCCTTGATGTTTCCGTTTTTATTAAGCGGTCTTTCCATCATTGGTTCAATTTTAGGCATAGCTTTTATTAATTTATTTAAAGGAAAACCCGCCTCTCTTTTAACCGGCGGGGTTTTAATTAGCGGGCTGTTTTCTGCGATTCTTTTTTGGCCGATTACGCACTATCTTTTTCCGAATGGCTTAGCGATTAATGGAACGGTAAAAAGTGCGACTTCCCTTTATTATGCTTCATTGGTCGGTATTGTGATGACATATGTTGTGGTTTTAATAACGAACTATTATACTTCCACGCAATATGATCCCGTGCGTCGTATTGCGCGTTCTTCGGAAACGGGTCACGCTACGAATATCATTACGGGTTTGAGTGTGGGTCAGCATGCTACAGCGTTGCCGGTTGGATTTATCGGTATTGCGATTCTGTTTTCCTATCATTTTGCGGGTCTCTATGGCATTGCGATTGCTGTGGTAGCGATGTTAAGTTTGGCGGGTATTATTATTTCGTTAGATGCGTTTGGTCCGATTACGGATAATGCGGGTGGTATTGCGGTGATGGCTGCCTTACCGAGCGAAGTAAGAACTGTGACGGATGAATTGGATGCGATCGGTAATACGATGAAAGCCGTGACAAAAGGTTATGCAATTGCTTCAGCGGGTTTGGCGGCGTTGGTTTTGTTTGGTTCTTATGTGGAAGAGTTAAAAGCTGTTCTTTCTGGGAATGCTCATTTTATGGATACGTTGCAATTTTCATTAAAAGAGCCGCAAGTCATTATTGGCTTATTTATCGGTGGATTACTTCCTTTTATGTTTACTGCTTATAGTATGGACGCTGTCAGTAACGCAGCGGGTGCAGTCGTTCGCGAAGTGCGTCGTCAAATTGGAGCGAAACCCGGCATTTTAACAGGTGAAGAAAAACCTGAATATGGTCAATGCGTTGACATTGTAACCAAAGCCGCTTTGCGTCAGATGATTTTACCCGCTTTATTGCCGCTTATTTTTGTTATTGGAGTAGCAGCGATTCCAGCTTTGGGGCCAGTAGTTCTCGGTGGTGTTTTAGTTGGCACGATTGTTACGGGCCTGTTTATTGGCATTGCCATGACTTCTAGCGGTGGCGCATGGGATAATGCTAAAAAATATATCGAACTTGGTAATTACGGCGGCAAACATTCTCCCGCTCACGCGGCTAGTGTGACAGGTGACACGGTTGGCGATCCTTATAAAGACACCGCGGGGCCTGCTGTGAATCCGATGATTAAAGTCGTTAATATTGTCGCGATTTTAATTATTCCGATTTTCTTTAAGTAA
- the der gene encoding ribosome biogenesis GTPase Der: MKKTIALVGRPNVGKSLLFNRLARRNLSLVHDRPGVTRDRLVADCLWQGRTLTLVDTGGIGLEDASGFSEAIQQEAELAITMADLIFWVVDGRAGLTPLDQEIAEILRREEKNVFLVVNKMDDPKQNFYENDFLKLGFSPTIAISAAHGRGVTELMTQALHALPENEDNEKKNSSSFSNAIKIAFVGRPNVGKSSLINATLKDSRTLVSEIPGTTRDAIEVPYFRKNRPQQPYLLIDTAGMRQKRHLSDELERQMTARTAHTIQRTDVCLLVIDADRGITEQDKKIAGLIQKAKKPCLIIVNKWDLTRGIKWEDPSLVSQGRAPKKTLTFQEAFQQAIHQQLFFLYDAPIIFVSALEKKGLNQLFAAIDDLIKRSQAPIATGPLNRTLQKLIQRHPPPLRQGKRFKILYVTAVNPTATMKPPTFLGFCNDPQLLLPSWLTFLETHLRKTFHLDGLPLIWQWKSRKSHASVATQTKKMRKNNERL; encoded by the coding sequence ATGAAAAAAACCATTGCCCTGGTTGGTCGCCCGAATGTGGGCAAGTCGTTGCTCTTTAATCGGCTCGCTCGAAGAAACCTTTCCCTCGTGCACGATCGACCGGGTGTCACGCGCGATCGACTCGTAGCGGATTGTCTTTGGCAAGGTCGCACCTTGACTTTGGTTGATACGGGGGGGATAGGGCTTGAAGACGCTTCCGGTTTTTCCGAAGCTATTCAGCAAGAGGCGGAGTTGGCCATTACCATGGCCGACCTGATTTTTTGGGTAGTGGATGGTCGAGCGGGGTTAACGCCGTTGGATCAGGAAATTGCTGAAATTTTGCGAAGAGAAGAAAAAAACGTTTTTCTAGTGGTTAATAAAATGGACGATCCCAAGCAAAATTTTTATGAGAACGATTTTTTAAAATTAGGCTTTTCCCCAACGATTGCCATTTCTGCTGCTCATGGTCGGGGCGTTACTGAATTAATGACACAAGCCCTGCACGCTTTGCCAGAAAATGAAGATAATGAGAAAAAAAATTCTTCTTCTTTTAGTAATGCGATCAAAATTGCTTTCGTAGGACGCCCCAACGTTGGCAAATCCTCGTTAATTAATGCCACGCTGAAAGATAGTCGAACACTCGTGAGTGAAATTCCGGGCACGACACGAGACGCGATTGAAGTGCCTTATTTTAGAAAAAATCGACCTCAACAACCTTACCTCCTGATTGATACCGCTGGCATGCGACAGAAACGTCATCTTTCCGATGAACTGGAGCGGCAAATGACCGCGCGCACCGCTCACACCATTCAACGAACCGATGTATGTTTGCTGGTTATCGATGCCGACCGAGGAATCACTGAACAGGATAAAAAAATTGCCGGCCTCATTCAAAAAGCCAAAAAGCCGTGTCTCATTATTGTTAACAAATGGGATTTAACACGCGGCATAAAATGGGAAGATCCTTCTTTGGTTTCGCAAGGTCGCGCTCCTAAAAAAACGTTAACTTTCCAAGAAGCCTTTCAGCAAGCCATTCATCAACAGCTTTTCTTTCTTTACGACGCTCCGATTATTTTTGTGAGCGCCTTAGAGAAAAAAGGATTGAACCAATTATTTGCGGCGATTGATGATTTAATCAAACGCTCGCAAGCGCCCATCGCCACCGGCCCTTTAAATCGAACTCTTCAAAAACTGATCCAGCGCCACCCCCCGCCACTGCGCCAGGGCAAACGATTTAAAATTTTGTATGTAACCGCTGTTAATCCAACCGCAACCATGAAGCCACCCACGTTTTTAGGGTTTTGCAATGACCCTCAGTTGCTTCTGCCGAGTTGGCTAACATTTTTGGAAACTCATCTTCGAAAAACATTTCATCTTGATGGTTTGCCTTTGATTTGGCAGTGGAAAAGTCGCAAGAGCCATGCTAGCGTCGCCACACAAACTAAAAAGATGAGAAAAAACAATGAACGCCTGTGA
- a CDS encoding porin, whose translation MKLRLILNLVVLTLTINFTHAAEDPTDKRIKELEAAIEDQGIYVETSQKGIVLSGYVDTSYTYNFNGGGTSSGTGRPVTDVSGVGSDSQDFSVNAVKLALEKALPDENELAAGFRVDLLMGEDWQDGTEVSGVNVQQAYVQFRAPIGNGLDFRFGKMVALLGYELDERPANDNFSYGLLYTYAYTGPDTGIDISYSFTDWLCATLRFANTDGDDSGFYDNSDVSKSISGQICMTSPGENADLALGFYYAPEGTANYGIPIRVDGEETFVENDQALIFNMFGSWKPKMFNDKLKLAFDSVIGFTQDNYLAADSSENNASFWGIGLYAKYQFTKVFSLAGRAEYLHDSDGTAKVVDSFEDGFDFRDSPIYTSQTDLYSWTLTAGFDIWENLLTRIEYRLDVASADDANNAFNNDQSTQHTLSFNVAYQF comes from the coding sequence ATGAAATTAAGACTCATTCTCAATTTAGTTGTTTTAACCCTTACTATCAATTTTACTCATGCTGCAGAAGATCCTACTGATAAACGAATTAAAGAACTTGAAGCTGCGATTGAAGATCAGGGAATATATGTCGAAACTTCTCAAAAAGGTATTGTCTTAAGTGGTTACGTCGATACCAGCTACACCTACAATTTTAATGGAGGCGGGACCTCTTCCGGAACAGGTCGACCTGTTACTGACGTTTCTGGAGTCGGCAGCGACAGCCAAGATTTCAGCGTTAATGCAGTCAAACTTGCTTTAGAAAAAGCGCTTCCCGATGAAAACGAGCTTGCTGCAGGTTTTCGCGTCGATCTTTTGATGGGTGAAGACTGGCAAGATGGCACGGAGGTCAGTGGTGTTAACGTGCAACAGGCTTACGTGCAATTTCGCGCTCCCATTGGCAACGGCCTCGACTTTCGTTTCGGGAAAATGGTTGCTCTACTTGGCTACGAATTGGACGAACGTCCCGCTAATGATAACTTTTCTTACGGCCTCCTTTACACTTATGCCTACACGGGACCTGATACGGGCATCGATATTTCCTACTCTTTCACCGATTGGCTATGCGCCACTTTACGCTTTGCCAACACCGATGGGGACGATAGCGGATTTTACGATAACTCCGACGTTTCAAAATCGATTTCAGGTCAAATTTGCATGACTTCCCCTGGAGAAAATGCCGATTTAGCATTAGGTTTTTACTACGCTCCAGAAGGCACAGCTAATTACGGTATTCCGATTCGAGTCGATGGTGAAGAAACGTTTGTGGAAAATGATCAAGCGCTTATCTTCAACATGTTTGGAAGTTGGAAACCCAAGATGTTTAACGACAAATTGAAACTCGCTTTTGATTCCGTCATCGGTTTCACCCAAGACAATTATCTTGCCGCCGATAGCTCTGAAAACAACGCATCATTCTGGGGCATCGGACTTTATGCCAAATACCAATTTACCAAAGTTTTCAGCTTGGCTGGACGCGCGGAATATCTTCATGATAGCGACGGCACAGCCAAAGTGGTTGATTCGTTTGAAGACGGTTTCGATTTCCGTGATTCTCCTATCTACACTTCGCAAACTGATCTTTATAGTTGGACCCTCACCGCTGGATTCGACATTTGGGAAAATCTCTTAACCCGAATCGAATATCGTTTGGATGTTGCAAGCGCCGATGACGCTAACAACGCTTTCAATAACGATCAAAGCACACAACACACCCTATCTTTCAATGTGGCTTATCAGTTTTAA
- the mtnP gene encoding S-methyl-5'-thioadenosine phosphorylase, with translation MATQPLAEIGVIGGTGLYEIDALKNSKWITLKTPWGKPSDEFLVGEITGRQVAFLPRHGRHHHLLPSEINHRANIYAMKTLGVTRILSVSAVGSLKDELTPGTFVTPSQFFDRTKRSPEHTFFGDGIVAHITFAQPICPQLQTLLYETASVTGPAFLGGTYVNIEGPSFSTQAESQTYHRAGFDVIGMTNLGEAKCAREAEICYATLAMVTDYDCWHESHAAVTAAMVMELLKKNISRAQQILLHTIEKMPHESSCKCQRTLKNAIVTPRAHWPEASLVRLQSILEKYLK, from the coding sequence ATGGCAACTCAGCCCTTAGCAGAAATCGGCGTCATTGGCGGCACCGGACTTTATGAAATTGACGCTTTAAAAAATTCGAAATGGATCACCCTCAAAACGCCTTGGGGCAAACCTTCCGACGAATTTCTAGTAGGTGAAATCACAGGTCGTCAGGTTGCTTTTTTGCCGCGACATGGGCGACATCATCATTTGCTACCAAGCGAAATCAATCATCGCGCTAACATTTACGCAATGAAAACTCTTGGCGTAACACGAATTCTCAGTGTGAGTGCCGTGGGCTCTTTAAAAGACGAGCTAACACCTGGCACGTTTGTCACTCCTAGTCAATTTTTTGATCGCACCAAACGTTCCCCAGAACACACTTTTTTCGGCGACGGCATCGTAGCTCACATCACTTTTGCTCAACCCATTTGTCCGCAACTTCAGACTTTGCTTTATGAAACCGCCTCCGTTACTGGTCCCGCTTTCCTAGGCGGCACCTACGTCAATATCGAAGGCCCCTCGTTTTCGACACAAGCAGAATCTCAAACCTATCACCGTGCCGGCTTTGATGTTATCGGAATGACGAATTTAGGCGAAGCTAAATGCGCACGTGAAGCCGAGATATGTTACGCAACCTTGGCCATGGTAACCGATTACGATTGTTGGCACGAAAGCCACGCTGCCGTCACTGCGGCCATGGTCATGGAACTTTTGAAAAAAAATATTTCACGTGCCCAACAAATCCTGCTTCACACAATCGAAAAAATGCCCCACGAAAGCAGCTGCAAATGCCAGCGCACCCTAAAAAACGCTATTGTCACACCGCGCGCTCACTGGCCAGAAGCGTCTCTTGTTCGTCTTCAATCTATCCTAGAAAAATATCTCAAATAA
- a CDS encoding porin → MKLKNLLSGALAFALCHSSVNAGEEATEKKIKELEAAIEDQGIYVETSQKGIVLSGYVDTSYTYNFNGGGTSAGGKEITDVSGVGNDSQDFSLNAVKLALEKALPEENELAAGFRIDLMMGEDWQDSTETGVFVEQAYVQFRVPVGNGLDFRFGKMIPLLGYEAYERPANDNFSYGLLFTYAYTGFDTGIDMTYSFTDWLSATLRFANTDGDDSGFYDNSDVSKSISGSINFTAPGENADLALLFYYAPEGTANYNVPVRVDGEETFIENDQAVIFNMYGSWLPKMFNDKLKLAFDAAIGFTQDNYLAADSSENNASFWGIGLYAKYQFTKVFSLAGRAEYLHDSDGTAKAADSFEDGFDFRDSPIYTSQTDLYSWTLTAGFDIWENLLTRIEYRLDVASSDDANNAFNNDQSTQHTLSFNMAYQF, encoded by the coding sequence ATGAAATTAAAAAATCTCCTAAGCGGAGCTTTGGCCTTCGCATTGTGTCATTCTTCTGTCAATGCCGGTGAAGAAGCTACCGAAAAAAAAATCAAAGAACTCGAAGCTGCGATTGAAGATCAAGGCATCTACGTTGAAACTTCGCAAAAAGGCATCGTGTTGAGCGGTTATGTCGACACTAGCTACACCTACAATTTCAATGGTGGGGGCACTTCTGCTGGAGGAAAAGAGATCACTGACGTTTCTGGAGTTGGTAACGACAGCCAAGATTTCAGTCTCAATGCTGTAAAACTTGCACTGGAAAAAGCCTTGCCCGAAGAAAATGAACTGGCAGCCGGATTTCGCATTGATCTGATGATGGGTGAAGATTGGCAGGACAGCACAGAAACAGGCGTTTTCGTCGAACAAGCTTATGTGCAATTTCGTGTTCCTGTTGGTAATGGCTTAGATTTTCGCTTCGGAAAAATGATCCCTCTCTTGGGTTATGAAGCGTATGAAAGACCCGCCAATGACAACTTTTCTTACGGCTTGCTTTTTACCTATGCTTACACTGGTTTCGATACTGGGATTGATATGACATATTCCTTTACCGATTGGTTGAGTGCAACCCTGCGCTTCGCCAACACCGATGGTGATGATAGTGGTTTTTATGATAACTCCGACGTGTCCAAATCAATTTCAGGCTCCATCAATTTTACAGCTCCCGGCGAAAATGCTGATCTTGCTTTGCTTTTCTATTATGCTCCAGAAGGCACCGCCAATTACAACGTGCCCGTTCGAGTTGATGGTGAAGAAACTTTCATTGAAAATGATCAAGCTGTTATCTTTAACATGTATGGAAGTTGGCTGCCAAAAATGTTTAATGATAAGTTAAAATTAGCTTTTGATGCCGCAATCGGCTTTACCCAAGATAATTATCTCGCCGCAGATAGCTCTGAGAATAACGCCTCGTTCTGGGGCATCGGACTTTATGCCAAATACCAATTCACCAAAGTTTTCAGCTTGGCTGGACGTGCGGAATATCTTCATGACAGCGATGGTACAGCCAAAGCGGCAGACTCTTTCGAAGACGGATTCGATTTTCGTGATTCCCCTATCTATACATCACAAACCGATCTTTATAGTTGGACCCTCACTGCGGGATTCGATATCTGGGAAAATCTCTTAACCCGAATCGAATATCGTTTGGATGTTGCAAGCTCCGATGATGCCAACAATGCTTTTAACAACGATCAAAGCACACAGCATACGCTGTCCTTCAACATGGCTTACCAATTTTAA
- a CDS encoding acyl-CoA thioesterase codes for MDLNSLPETPELTISVRAYYYDTDAGGVVHNIAYLRWIEEARTRLAEHLGWSLETMAQGEEVPVVARTEIDYLRPARLGDTLQIHSQLIQLKRASFQIAFTLTRLPEQTLMTRCQQTLATIQLKTGRPCASPEAWRKRWPHLILKKGLKN; via the coding sequence ATGGATCTTAATTCACTACCCGAAACTCCCGAGCTCACCATTTCCGTACGAGCCTATTATTATGATACCGACGCGGGAGGAGTCGTTCACAACATTGCCTATTTGAGGTGGATTGAAGAAGCCCGCACTCGCCTTGCAGAACATTTGGGTTGGTCTTTAGAAACAATGGCCCAAGGCGAAGAAGTTCCCGTTGTCGCACGAACCGAAATCGATTATCTCCGCCCTGCCCGTTTGGGCGACACTCTCCAAATCCATAGCCAACTCATTCAACTCAAACGTGCCAGCTTCCAAATTGCTTTCACCCTAACCCGTCTCCCTGAGCAAACGCTTATGACCCGTTGTCAACAAACCCTAGCCACCATCCAATTAAAAACCGGCCGTCCCTGTGCCTCCCCTGAAGCTTGGCGAAAACGTTGGCCCCATTTAATTCTAAAAAAGGGTCTAAAAAACTGA